The Nicotiana tomentosiformis chromosome 2, ASM39032v3, whole genome shotgun sequence genome includes the window AAAAAATCCCTAAGCGGGATATGCGACAGGAGTGCGACCCATGAAATTATGATGTGGTCACATAATGGCCGTGAAATTGATATAAAAATGCCCTAGAAagctgccccactctgcgaccattctacggtccgcagagtggttctgcggccgcataatgggccgtagaaatgcctacttctgcccaacagtTTCCTTTAACTCtctagcgcactgttcaatccaaaacattttccttctgcgcctactttggcatcacggaatttgggtttttaggaaaacttttatggggccttacatcctcccccacttaagattattcgtcctcaaatgaggatcagggtccattattagcaccttgtgcaactcagttttcataccctacaccagcaaccccaaatttaactgactccctaaattttcaaaaaaaaattccagaatttcctttgtaactaggcctatccacctgtcagagagcccccgaaACACATCCTTAAAACATATTCATAAaccaaaaacataacataactcataataacaccaaccgtggcctcatgtaacaacatataatcaaaaggaacacctttacataactgaacaagtgatacaaaattcgtaggcgacaagttcataaaaaggattacacagctattcaaacaagtaaggatacttcttcttcatttcttcctcggcctcccatgtggcctcttcaacctgctggtttcaaCATaaaactttcacggaggcaatttctttatttctcaaccttTGGACTTGCCTATCCAGAATGGCAACTGAAATTTCTTCATTTGACAGCTCTTCATTAACCTCTATGGTCTCAACCAGCACAATAGCtaacggatctccaactacctttttcaacatagacacatggaataccgggtggactaaTGACatttcgggtggtagctcaagcttgtacgccacctggacaattctctgaatgattttgtacggcccgacatTCCTCGAACTCAATTTACCTtttttcccaaaccgcataatacccttcatgggggaaaccttcaagaatacctaatcatcttctttgaactctaagtctctgcgaccgACATCcaaataggatttttgatgactctggGCAGTTTTTAGTCGCTCCCTTCTGATCTTAACATTCTCCATaacctgatgcacgaggtctggccctatcaactcagcttccctaatctcgaaccacccaatgggagatctacatcgcctaccatacaatgcctcaaatggtgccatctgaatactcgcatGAAAGCTGATGTTATAAACAagctctatgagtggcaaatgatcatcccagcttcCCCTGAAATCAAGAATGCAAGCACGCAATATGTCCTCaaacgtctgaatagtccgctctgctttcccgtcggtctgtggaggaaaggttgtactaagattcacctgagtgcccaaaccttgctgaaatttcttccaaaactttGCCGTGAGctgagcccctcgatcagaaatgatagaaactggagtaccatgtagcctgactatttccttcaTATACAGTTGGGCATACTgttccactgtgtcggtagatttaactggcaagaaatgagctgatttcgtgagccggTCCACAATCatcaaaattgagtcaaacttgcgcggagtgcgaggtaatcctaccacaaagtccatattaatcatttcccacttctacattggaatttctatgttttgtgccaacccaccaagCCATTagtgttcggcctttacttgctgacagttcggacaccttaccacaaagtccgccacattcctcttcatgtcattccaccaatagacttccttgatatcatgggattcaattctaagaagaagggggtttagccaacatacctcaattgagcttctcaaactctaaaatgatacagaattcttagcaacttcaatctattttagaaatataaggttctaaggctcttttgtggaagattccatcatttcccaacccactctataccattcttagctcacaaccttcccacatacttcaaggatacatgcatgcaacaCAACAACCCCCCACACTCAATATTTGCCTCTCTAATTACCCCATTTTTGCAAAATTTCGAATTAGAGAgttaggacatagattcttacctttagggagaagacttcctttgttaatcctcaatgattgagtaagaattgatggataatggcTAAAGGTttctcccccactctaagaactctccctctcactctaaaatatcagaaatgtgctcaaaatggtctatggggtgtgttttaacggaatagggtcggctTTAAAAACCCGAAAAAAGAAGCTCTggaataggttctgcggtcgcatatgcgatcgcataatggttatgcggtccgcgaaatgaccgcaaAAATGGGTGCCAGAACTGGAAAGAAACTGACCTGgtctgtggtcactatgcggcccgcagacctgttctgcggtcacataatgcaccgcataacggttttgtggtcgcatagtgcaccgcagaacctccctccgaaaaatcccaaagcgTGATATGCGACAATAGTGTGTCCCACAAaattgttatgcggtcgcataatggccgcaaaattgatataaaaaatgccccagaaactgccccactctgcgaccagtttgtggtccgcagagtggttctgcggccgcagaatgggccgcagaaatttctacttctgcccaacatttttctttaactccctagcgcactgttcaatccaaaaagtctaaacctgttccggagcttcatttttggtgttttttaacccgaccctattccgttaaaataccTACCTTTgaccattttgagcttattttcTGATATtgttagagtgagagagagggtcctagagggagaaagtgatcttcatcaaatttctcttcaattgtcacttaaaaccttgaagattatcaagagaggtaCCTAGGTAcctaggtatgttggctaaaccccctcttcttagaattgaatcccacggtattcatataatcgacgtaagtcccaaattgaacgtCCTAGAAATTGTTATCCTGAATGTACTTGCTTTgcaaatatatgtgtaatatttattcccatgctttcatcatgttatctcgtcATCTCAAGAAATTTTCAAgacttagaatatgtgctaatatgcctagacttcaagtcaaattcgattaaagactgttatgccaaattgtgggaAAAGCCTCTATATGCCTTgaattctaaattgctcacatgtgaaatcaagaGTCTTGAATGAAAACCGTGTTGTcattgatgataataataatgttggattgtggaaaagaacttgaattatgaaataaggccaagtgccaagaacgactTTATAATTTAAAGCCAATTGTGCCAATGTGCTGAAAAGATGGAaaagaaatatgaagtaagatgatcgattgaaatggttgatgtctcaaatgaaatggcttagccgatcgggccgagatcagactccgtttaataacacggtggtattgtgagtgaaaTTGTGAACacggttgatgtctcaaataagatggcttagtcgatcgggccaagatcggactccgtgtaataacacggtggtattgtgaatgaaatagtgaatatggttgatgtctaaaatgagatggcttagccgatcgggccgagatcggactccgtgtaagaacacggtggtattgtggcataaaaccatccaacctaataaCGTGGCAATTGACTTAAAAATCTAAGTGATCTTTAACTTGACGTTTTAGTGTTACTTACCATTCATATTCCTTCTTGACTTTTTCCCTCGTGTTACtattcattttattgaaatggtgtttagttttcatactagtactattcaacagtactaacgttccttattgtcgggggcgctgcatcttcaaatagatgcaggtggttctatagcaaacagtgttgatcacagataggtgttgcatcctcttctcagtggactcggtgagccccatttcattcgggtcatgtaatatatcttttgtttatattgttgtaatttttgaggtatagtcggggccttgttgccgacaccttTTTTAcattcttttgtatctttagaggctccgtagacactatgtgggttgtatatgggtgttgggaatgctaAATAAGTTAttttgtgtttgatcacttgttccactcaaactataagaatatgtgtattttgggacttaaTAGTGGAGTAACTAATGAGACGATTTAATACTGTATGAATGAAtttcctactgtctaattaaggtaatcatgtcttttcttgatcatgggtgagttgggtagaaagtattcaacaggcttgctcgaccgcattcactcggttgagcgtcggtcgcgcttcccgaggttggggcatgacaagatgtggatgagccggtgggaccagctcaggcacagcagtgcccattgtgattcctggCCTTCAGGGGCCTTAGCCCAAATTTTGATTGTGTGTATGAGTATGGCCAGGCAGTCTCAATTCCAGCTGCACCAGCCACTTCACAGGCCTGAGGGGGTGCCCAGACTCCTGTCgcctgtactccagagcagctagctcaTGAACTCCAGACACCAGGTGTATTGATAGTTCAACCAGTTACTGCCGCTAGGGCCAAGGTTTGTCCACATacgagtgatgaggagcagaagagactggagcggtttgggaggcttaatCCTCCAGAGTTCAGTGGAGTTGAGTTGGAGGATGTCCAGGATTTCACAGATCGATGTCAGTGGATTCTTCGTACGGCGGGTATTTTGGACACCAGTGGGGTTTTATTCACTAATTTTCAACTGACCGGGGCAGCCTACTGATGGTGAAAGGCTTATGAATTGAGTAGGCCAGCCGATGTCgcgccacttacatggcatgagttctcattTCTCTTCTTAGAGAAATCTTATAGACTCATaaagaggagttgcgtaggcaatTTGAGAAGCTACACTACGAGGGTATGacagtgactcagtatgagatgaggttttcagagTTGACTCATCACGTAGTATGGTTGGTTCCGACTGAGAGAGAGAATATTAGAAGGTTCATTGATGTCCTCAACTATAGATTATGCTTCATTGTGGATCGGGAGGTTATGACGGGTGCGaggtttgatgaggtggttgatatttctAGATGCTTAGAGCTTGTTCGCAGGCACGAGTGCAAGGAGAGGGAGAGCCAAGATGCCTCATAGTTGAggtggtttcagtagtgcctcatctggaggctaGTCTTACTATAGCGGAGTTCATTCTTCTAGACCCGTTTAGACAGCTCGCCATATTTCTCGTGGTTCTTCATCTAGCAACAgttcctacagtgcacgcccaactcagtcatcatttAGTGCATTGCCAGCACAAAGTTCTTACCATGCTTTATCTTCCCAGGTTTCCAGAGGTAGTTTTTCGGGTTATCAGGGTCAGCATCCTATCAGGAGGGGTTGCTCTAAGTGCGGAGAATTGAGTCATCTCAAGATAGATTGCCCTAGACTATTGAGTAGGATTCTACATCAGAGATCTCagcctatgattccagcaccaacaACTACGCCACCCACATAGCTAGCTCGAGGTGGGGACTAGTCAGCTCAAGaccgccctagagagggaggttgATCGGCAGTGGTCAAGCCCGTTGCTACGCCTTTCAAGCTAGGCTAGAGGCAGTCGCCtccgatgccgtgatcacatgtattgtttcagcaTGCCATAGGGACGCTTCAATACTTTTTGATCCAGGTTCTACTTATTTATATGTATCGTCATACTTTgatcattatttggatatgccccgttatttccttatttatgcaTGTTCATCTATCAACacctgtgggtgattctattattgtggaccgtgtgtatcggtcatgtgtggtgactattggagaATTATAGACGAGAATTGATTTTTGActacttagcatggttgattttgaagtgattttaggaatggattggttgtcaccatatcatgctattttggattgtcacgaTAAGATTGTAATATTGGAGATGCCGGGATtgcctagggttgagtggagtgttctttggactatgttcccagtagagtgatttcatatttgaaggcccaacggatggttgggaagggatgtctggcatatttgggactttccagatgtgttttttgcagacctgtcgggcatgccaacCGATAAgtacattgattttggtattgatctggcACTAAcagagttgaagaaattgaaagaacagcttcaggagctacttgataagggaCTCATTAGGCCTagcgtgtcgccttggggtgaaccaattttgtttgtgaagaagaaggatggtactatgtgaATGTGCATTGAATACAggtagttgaataaagttacaattaagaacaagtacccattatcgcgcattgatgacttatttgactaggTTCAGGGAGGTAGAGTATTccctaagatcgatttgaggtctgggtatcactagttgaagattcgggattctgatATTTTAATGACATCAtttaggacccgctatggtcactacaagtttcttgtgatgtcttttgggctgaccaatgccccaacaacatttatgcatctgatgaacaatgtattccagccatatcttgattctttgtcatagtattcattgatgatatactagTGTACTCACGCAGCCAGGCGGATCACGAAcatcatctgaggattgtactccagacgttgaagaataagaagctttatgctgaattctccaagtgtgagttttggcttgattatGTGGCGCTCTTGGAGcacatggtgtctagtgaggggatcaaggaaGATCCGAAGAacattgaggcagttcagaatttgCCCAGACCATCTTTAGCTActgagatccgtagtttccttagtttggccggatattatcgctgttttatggagggtttctcgtccattgctgcacctttgactagattgaccaagaagggtgccccattcaggtggtctaatGAGTATGAAGAGAAttgtttccaataagctaggttgTGTATTTGTAGGTTTGGAATGGAGAAATTGTGAAATGCCTAAGTTGCCTAGGTCTGAAGCCCGTTGGCGGCTGCACCTGCGGAACAATCCCGTTGGAGGAACTAAATGAACggcttcaggagttgcttgataagggttttattcgaccaagtgtctcgccttggggtgctctagttctgtttgtgaagaagaaatatagctctatgaggatgtgtattgtctataggaagctgaacaaagttacaatcaagataCCCACTACTgcgcattgatgacttgtttgaccagcttcagggtgctagagcgttcccgaagattgatttgaggtcagggtatcatcagctgaagattcaggatttagACATCCCGAAGACTgaatgagtttctagtgatgtcatttgggttgaccaatgccccagcaatatttatgcacttgatgaatagtgtgttccatCAATATCTCGATtctttcatcatcattttcattgacaacatcttggtgtattctcgcagccaggaggatcatgagcagcacttgaggatcatgctccagaccttgagggagaagaagttatatgcaaaattctccaagtatgagttttggcttaatTTGGTGGAGTTTTTGGGTCACGTGGTGTCTAGTTAAGGGATccaggtaga containing:
- the LOC138905958 gene encoding uncharacterized mitochondrial protein AtMg00860-like; its protein translation is MPTDKYIDFGIDLALTELKKLKEQLQELLDKGLIRPSVSPWGEPILFVKKKDVFIDDILVYSRSQADHEHHLRIVLQTLKNKKLYAEFSKCEFWLDYVALLEHMVSSEGIKEDPKNIEAVQNLPRPSLATEIRSFLSLAGYYRCFMEGFSSIAAPLTRLTKKGAPFRWSNEYEENCFQ